The stretch of DNA TTCGAAAGAGGACTTCCAGCAGCGTGGCCGCGTTTCGAAAACCATCATCGAATACATGGACGCCCTTGGCTGTCTGGAAGGGATGCCCGACGCGAACCAGCTGTCGCTATTTTAGGCGAGGTCTGCGGCCACCGCATTGTTTGCATCGGCTAGTGACGTATGGTATGCTTAGAGCAACTTTTGTAATAGTCTTGCGCCGAAAGAGTGGGGGATACCCGCTCTTTTCTGCCGTTCTATGCCAATTTTTTAAAAGTGTATATGGATTCGCTCGATAGCCCTCCTGCATCGGCATTTCAGGGCATGTCGTTTTGGTCCTTCGTGTTTGAGCATACACTTAAATGAGATGTCAGGAGGGTTATGATGAGTAAAATTACAGAAGAAGTCGGCAAATTGGTCGATCCGATTGTGGATGAACTCGGGTTGGAACTTGTCGACATCGAATTCGTGAAAGAAGGGAAAGACTGGTTCCTGCGCATCTATATCGATACGCCGCAAGGGGATATCGATATCGACCAGTGCGCGGTCGTCAGTGAGAAGCTGAGCACCGAACTCGACCGGACGGATCCGATTCCGCAAAATTATTTCCTGGAGGTCTCTTCCCCTGGCGCAGAACGCCCATTGAAAAAGGAAGAGGATTATGAAAAAGCGGTCGGCCAGTATGTCTTTATTAAGACCTATGAACCGATTGACGGCA from Bacillus sp. OxB-1 encodes:
- the rimP gene encoding ribosome maturation factor RimP, with product MSKITEEVGKLVDPIVDELGLELVDIEFVKEGKDWFLRIYIDTPQGDIDIDQCAVVSEKLSTELDRTDPIPQNYFLEVSSPGAERPLKKEEDYEKAVGQYVFIKTYEPIDGMKEFEGYLIVNEPDSVELQIRIKTRKVSVVIDKEKIALARLAIDFSA